A part of Rattus norvegicus strain BN/NHsdMcwi chromosome 4, GRCr8, whole genome shotgun sequence genomic DNA contains:
- the Vom1r86 gene encoding putative vomeronasal receptor-like protein 4, with product MSSIKNVLYFQAGLGVLANMFLLIFYIFIIPGHRPKPVDLISCQLTFIHIIMILTGWDIWLADMFELLNIDNDFKCKATIYMNRVMRGLSICVTCLLSVFQAVTISPNTSLLAKFKHKFKKYIIYAFFYFWSFNLSFSSNQIFSVGAYTNMSETNQMRVTKFCSHFPMNSIIRGLILTLTTLRDVFLVGVMLSTSAYMVVFLFRHQRQCKHLHSINHLRVSPEKRATQTILLLVICFVFMYWMDFIISSTSILLWKYDPVILTIQKFVMNVYPTITPLVQISSDNRIINVLKNLWPKCQQAS from the coding sequence ATGTCTTCAATCAAGAATGTTCTTTATTTCCAAGCTGGACTAGGAGTCCTAGCCAATATGTTTCTGCTGATTTTCTATATCTTCATAATCCCAGGTCACAGACCTAAGCCTGTGGACCTGATCTCCTGTCAACTGACCTTTATTCATATAATTATGATTCTCACTGGATGGGATATTTGGCTTGCCGACATGTTTGAGTTGTTGAATATTGATAATGACTTCAAATGTAAGGCAACTATTTACATGAACAGGGTGATGAGAGGCCTCTCTATCTGTgtcacctgcctcctgagtgtgttcCAGGCTGTCACTATCAGTCCCAATACCTCGCTGTTGGcaaaatttaaacataaatttaaaaagtacatcATCTATGCTTTCTTCTATTTTTGGTCTTTCAATTTGTCCTTCAGCAGTAACCAGATCTTTTCTGTTGGTGCTTATACCAATATGAGTGAGACCAACCAGATGAGGGTCACTAAGTTCTGCTCACACTTTCCCATGAACAGCATCATCAGGGGATTGATTTTAACACTAACTACTTtaagagatgtgtttcttgtaggagTCATGCTAAGCACAAGTGCATACATGGTGGTTTTCTTGTTCAGACATCAGAGGCAATGCAAGCATCTTCATAGCATCAACCACTTGAGAGTGTCCCCTGAGAAAAGGGCCACCCAGACCATCTTGCTCCTGGTGATTTGCTTTGTGTTCATGTACTGGATGGACTTCATCATCTCATCCACATCTATCCTGTTATGGAAGTACGACCCTGTTATCCTGACTATTCAGAAGTTTGTGATGAATGTTTATCCCACAATTACTCCTTTGGTACAAATCAGTTCTGACAACAGAATAATCAATGTGCTGAAAAACTTATGGCCAAAATGCCAGCAGGCTTCTTAA